Below is a window of Sulfitobacter sp. SK012 DNA.
GTGCAGACGTCGCCAAGGCGATGGCAATGGGCGCAGACGCAGTTGCCATCGGCACCGCCGCGCTGATCGCATTGGGCGACAATGACCCCAAGTGGGAAGCCGAATACAACGCACTTGGCACTACAGCAGGCGCGTATGATGACTGGCACGAGGGCAAAGACCCCGCAGGCATTACCACGCAGGACGCGGAGCTGATGAAGCGTTTCGATCCCGTCGAGGGTGGCAGGCGGTTGAACAATTACCTTAAGGTCATGACGCTAGAGGCCCAAACGATTGCAAGGGCGTGCGGCAAAAACCATCTGCATAACCTCGAGCCGGAAGACCTGTGTGCGCTGACCATGGAAGCCGCTGCAATGGCGAAAATCCCGCTGGCGGGCACTGATTGGTACCCCGGCAAGCCGGGCACTTCTTACTAGATACAAAAATGGGCGCGGCTGGAAACAGCACGCGCCCTTTGCATAAAAGACGACAGGGAAAAAAGCATGACCAAAGATCTGGCCAAATTCGCCAAAGACAACGGCGTAGAATACTTCATGATCTCTTTCACCGACCTATTTGGCGGACAACGCGCCAAGCTGGTTCCAGCACGCGCCATTGCCGATATGCAAGAAGACGGTGCTGGGTTTGCAGGGTTTGCCACTTGGCTTGATCTGACACCAGCCCATCCTGATATGTTGGCCGTCCCCGACCCCGACGCCGTAATTATCCTGCCGTGGGACCGCACCATTGCGTGGGTGCCGGCCAACTGCGTTATGGAAAGTCAGCCTGTTGATCAAGCACCGCGCAACGTCTTGTGCAAGCTGATCGACGAGGCAGCGAGCGAGGGCATGCACGTCAAGACAGGCATTGAAGCAGAGTTCTTTTTGCTGACACCCGGCGGGGATCAGATCTCTGATCCTTTCGATACCGCCGCCAAGCCTTGCTACGATCAACAGGCGTTCATGCGACGCCTCGATGTGATCCGTGAAATCTCGGATCATATGCTCGAGATGGGTTGGAACCCCTACCAGAATGACCACGAGGACGCGAATGGCCAGTGGGAGATGAACTGGGATTTCGACGATGCGCTCAAAACGGCAGACAAGCATTCGTTCTTTAAGTTCATGACCAAATGCGTCGCCGAAAAGCACGGGATGCGGGCGACCTTTATGCCTAAACCCATCGAAGGACTGACCGGCAATGGCTGTCATGCGCATGTCTCAGTGTGGGATGCACCGGGCAAGGCATCGCAGGTCAACGTCTTTGCGGGCGAAGGCGATGGGCAAACCGGCGAAGTGGGTCTGTCTGAGCGCGGCAAGCATTTCCTTGGCGGCATCATGAAACACGCGTCAGCGCTTGCTGCGATCACCAATCCAACGGTGAACAGCTACAAACGCATCAACGCACCGCGCACGATGTCCGGAGCCACCTGGGCCCCCAACACGGTCACATGGACTGGCAACAACCGCACGCATATGGTGCGCGTCCCTGCCCCCGGCCGGTTTGAATTGCGTCTGCCCGACGGGGCCGTAAATCCCTATCTGTTGCAGGCCGTCATCATTGCTGCGGGGCTCTCGGGCATCCGCTCAAAGGCAGATCCCGGCAAGCGTCACGACATCGACATGTACGCTGAAGGTCACACAGTGCGCGGTGCGCCCAAACTGCCCCTAAACATGCTTGATGCGTTGCGTGAGTATGACAAGGACGAAGGCTTGAAGGCGTCCATGGGCGAGGAATTCTCTGCGGCTTACCTGAAGATGAAAATGCAGGAATGGAACGATTTCACCTCGCATTTCAGCCAATGGGAAAAGGACAATACGCTCGACATCTAGCGATGTGAGACTGCGCCATCCAAAGCCCCCTAGCCCGACGGAGATGTGAATATGACCAAACGTGTTGCTATTATTGGCGCTGGCCCCTCCGGCCTAGCCCAATTGCGTGCCTTCCAATCCGCAAAGGCAAATGGTGAAGACGTCCCCGAGGTTGTTTGTTTTGAAAAACAATCAAACTGGGGCGGCCTTTGGAATTACACATGGCGGACGGGCGTCGATCAATACGGCGAACCCGTGCATGGATCGATGTATCGCTATCTTTGGTCAAACGGCCCCAAGGAAGGTCTGGAATTTGCGGACTATTCATTTGAAGAGCATTTCGGCAAACAGATCGCCAGCTACCCGCCCCGTGCTGTCCTGTTCGACTATATCGAAGGCCGGGTGAACAAAGCCGGCGTGCGCGACATGATCCGGTTTGAGACTGTCGTGCGCAATGTTGAGCCTGATGGCGATAAATTCAC
It encodes the following:
- the glnT gene encoding type III glutamate--ammonia ligase, with product MTKDLAKFAKDNGVEYFMISFTDLFGGQRAKLVPARAIADMQEDGAGFAGFATWLDLTPAHPDMLAVPDPDAVIILPWDRTIAWVPANCVMESQPVDQAPRNVLCKLIDEAASEGMHVKTGIEAEFFLLTPGGDQISDPFDTAAKPCYDQQAFMRRLDVIREISDHMLEMGWNPYQNDHEDANGQWEMNWDFDDALKTADKHSFFKFMTKCVAEKHGMRATFMPKPIEGLTGNGCHAHVSVWDAPGKASQVNVFAGEGDGQTGEVGLSERGKHFLGGIMKHASALAAITNPTVNSYKRINAPRTMSGATWAPNTVTWTGNNRTHMVRVPAPGRFELRLPDGAVNPYLLQAVIIAAGLSGIRSKADPGKRHDIDMYAEGHTVRGAPKLPLNMLDALREYDKDEGLKASMGEEFSAAYLKMKMQEWNDFTSHFSQWEKDNTLDI